The following coding sequences lie in one Zingiber officinale cultivar Zhangliang chromosome 2B, Zo_v1.1, whole genome shotgun sequence genomic window:
- the LOC122046201 gene encoding NADH dehydrogenase [ubiquinone] iron-sulfur protein 4, mitochondrial-like: protein MAASLRLVRLGLARSASLSQTRSFASDSLVEVAPGEIGIVSGIPEEHLRRRIIIYSPARTAGQQGSGNVGKWKINFVSTQKWENPLMGWTSTGDPYCMVGEAGLTFDSEEAAKAFAVRHGWDYVVRKRHTPLLKPKAYADNFKWKGPPKTEKA from the exons ATGGCGGCGTCTCTCAGGCTAGTTCGCCTCGGCCTTGCGCGCTCTGCTTCCCTCTCTCAAACGAGATCATTCGCATCAGACTCCCTCGTAGAGGTGGCGCCCGGCGAGATCGGAATCGTGTCCGGGATCCCAGAAGAGCACCTCCGTCGCCGA ATCATAATATATTCGCCTGCTCGGACTGCGGGTCAACAAGGTTCTGGAAACGTCGGGAAATGGAAAATCAATTTTGTATCAACGCAAAA ATGGGAGAACCCATTGATGGGTTGGACATCAACTGGAGATCCCTATTGCATGGTAGGTGAAGCTGGATTAACTTTTGACAGCGAAGAGGCTGCAAAAGCATTTGCTGTGAGGCATGGATGGGATTATGTG GTGAGAAAGCGCCACACTCCTCTTTTAAAG CCCAAAGCCTATGCAGACAATTTCAAGTGGAAGGGTCCACCCAAAACTGAGAAAGCCTAG
- the LOC122046202 gene encoding protein NPGR1-like — protein MLCACSGEQSRFEEERVPSPQESLATRDYSAAGRSSRSGGDFDSKLDDSQVDDVVESTLRETLSLNYEEARALLGRLEYQRGNFDAALQVFQGIDVQGLRPKMVRAISERTRPRQVRRRGDCVMGNVMSMHSVSLLIEAMLLKSKSLEGLSRFKDAALDCKTILDIIESSWPHGIPVGIGDDSKLREMVYKALELFPKLWMQAGFLEEAIAAYRRVLMKPWNLEINRWASLQKDLAVALLYGGAEVSLPPQIQQMWGNNAPSSNIEEAILLLLILMRKVALQEISWDPEVMNHLMYGLSLTGQFELLSGYVEQILPGIYDRSERWYVLALCCHAAGLDDDALNLLRKALCHSERKQKPHIPSLILGAKLCSKHPLHAWEGANYAIKATEISQNQKHYLGIASHFLGICYGYCARISVSNSQRQQLQNESLKKLQHAVSVEKNDPEVIYSLAKESAMQCNLPVALENATKYLDMIAGCSGSGWKLLALIVSAEQNLKEAEAIVDLAIFESATMDQLEFLHLKALLQTAQRQPKNAIETYRNLLAIIEAKKNFQKWNLISEVKAVKDLEMEAWLGLSSVYTKLGSWNNSYVCLDKANSVVPLSPKCWHSKGKLLEAQSLEEEALIALLVSLSIEPDYVPSMVSIAAILRSRGDKSLAISRSLLMNALRLEPTNHEAWLHLGSISKVQGSLHQAADCFQAAYELSQSSPVQRIV, from the exons ATGCTCTGCGCCTGCTCCGGGGAGCAGTCTCGGTTCGAGGAGGAGCGGGTGCCGTCGCCGCAGGAGTCGCTTGCGACGAGGGACTACTCCGCCGCTGGCCGCTCCTCGAGATCAGGTGGCGACTTTGACTCCAAGCTCGATGATAGCCAGGTCGACGATGTTGTCGAGTCCACCCTCAGGGAGACCCTCTCCTTGAACTACGAG GAAGCGCGGGCGTTGCTTGGGAGATTGGAGTATCAGAGGGGAAACTTCGATGCTGCGCTGCAGGTCTTCCAAGGGATCGATGTCCAGGGTTTGCGGCCGAAGATGGTTAGGGCCATCTCCGAGAGGACTCGACCACGGCAGGTTCGCCGAAGAGGAGATTGCGTGATGGGTAATGTCATGTCGATGCACTCAGTTAGCCTGCTCATAGAAGCAATGTTGCTCAAGTCCAAATCTTTAGAGGGGCTCAGTCGATTTAAAG ATGCTGCACTTGACTGTAAAACCATTCTTGACATTATTGAATCTTCTTGGCCTCATGGCATACCTGTGGGAATTGGAGATGATAGCAAGTTGAGAGAGATGGTTTACAAAGCTCTAGAATTGTTTCCCAAGCTCTGGATGCAGGCAGGCTTTCTGGAGGAAGCAATTGCTGCATATCGACGAGTACTTATGAAGCCGTGGAATCTAGAAATCAATAGGTGGGCAAGTTTACAGAAAGACCTGGCAGTAGCTTTGCTCTATGGTGGTGCTGAAGTTAGCCTGCCTCCACAAATTCAACAAATGTGGGGTAATAATGCCCCTTCATCTAACATAGAGGAGGCAATTCTTTTGCTTTTGATACTCATGAGAAAGGTTGCCTTACAGGAAATTAGTTGGGATCCTGAGGTCATGAACCATCTCATGTATGGCCTGTCATTGACTGGACAATTTGAACTTTTATCTGGTTATGTGGAACAGATTTTGCCTGGTATCTATGACCGATCTGAGAGATGGTATGTTCTTGCACTTTGTTGTCATGCTGCTGGTCTGGACGATGATGCATTAAACCTACTAAGGAAGGCACTGTGTCACTCTGAAAGAAAACAGAAGCCCCATATTCCATCACTCATTTTAGGCGCTAAGTTGTGCAGTAAACATCCATTGCATGCATGGGAAGGGGCAAACTATGCAATCAAGGCAACTGAAATTTCCCAAAATCAAAAGCATTATCTTGGCATTGCCAGCCACTTTCTTGGAATATGTTATGGATACTGCGCTAGAATATCTGTGTCCAATTCCCAAAGGCAACAATTACAGAATGAATCTTTGAAGAAACTTCAACATGCTGTGAGCGTTGAAAAGAATGATCCTGAGGTGATATATAGTCTTGCAAAGGAGAGTGCAATGCAATGCAACCTTCCTGTAGCATTAGAAAATGCAACaaaatatcttgatatgattGCTGGATGCTCAGGGAGTGGGTGGAAGCTTTTAGCTCTTATAGTATCAGCAGAacaaaacttgaaggaagctgaAGCAATAGTTGACCTTGCTATCTTTGAGAGTGCAACAATGGATCAGTTGGAATTCTTGCATTTAAAAGCTCTACTCCAGACTGCTCAACGACAACCAAAGAATGCCATTGAAACATACAGAAATCTACTAGCAATAATTGAagcaaagaaaaattttcagaaatggAACTTGATTTCTGAG GTCAAAGCAGTAAAAGATCTAGAAATGGAAGCATGGTTAGGATTATCATCAGTTTATACAAAACTTGGGTCGTGGAATAATTCTTATGTTTGTTTAGACAAAGCCAATTCCGTTGTTCCACTCTCTCCAAAATGCTGGCATTCTAAAG GGAAATTGCTGGAAGCCCAATCATTGGAAGAAGAGGCCTTGATTGCCCTTTTGGTTTCTCTCTCGATCGAACCAGATTATGTTCCTAGCATGGTCTCGATTGCAGCAATTTTGAGGTCACGTGGAGACAAGTCGCTGGCAATCTCAAGAAGCTTACTAATGAATGCGTTGCGTCTAGAACCTACAAACCATGAAGCATGGTTGCATCTGGGATCCATCTCAAAGGTTCAAGGCTCACTGCATCAAGCTGCTGATTGTTTTCAAGCAGCTTATGAGCTGAGTCAATCCTCCCCTGTGCAAAGAATtgtataa